Proteins from a genomic interval of bacterium:
- a CDS encoding 4-hydroxy-tetrahydrodipicolinate reductase: protein MKVALIGYGQMGHMIESIAARNKVEIAEIYEKDNPIKPSKDEAEKLKDVKVLIDFSFPEAVLDNVKICAELSKNIVIGTTGWEKEIGKIKKIVEERNIGFVYASNFSLGINLFYKIAEYAGSLISTFDFYDPFIEESHHKKKKDAPSGTAKVLHMLLKKSYKDREIPVTSVRAGYIAGIHNVSFDSAVDEIHLTHRAKNRQGFAEGAVLASKWIEGRKGFYEFNQVLESILFKDGS, encoded by the coding sequence ATGAAGGTCGCTCTTATAGGATACGGCCAGATGGGGCATATGATTGAGTCCATTGCAGCACGAAATAAAGTGGAGATTGCAGAGATATATGAAAAAGATAATCCCATAAAACCGTCTAAAGATGAAGCTGAAAAGCTTAAGGATGTTAAAGTTTTAATTGATTTTTCTTTCCCGGAGGCTGTTTTGGACAATGTAAAAATTTGTGCAGAGCTATCAAAGAACATTGTAATAGGTACAACAGGCTGGGAAAAGGAGATCGGGAAGATAAAGAAAATTGTCGAAGAGAGAAATATCGGATTTGTCTATGCGTCAAATTTTTCTCTCGGCATAAATCTCTTTTATAAAATTGCAGAATATGCCGGATCATTAATCAGTACATTTGATTTTTACGATCCCTTTATTGAGGAGTCCCATCATAAAAAGAAAAAAGATGCCCCCTCAGGAACTGCAAAAGTACTGCATATGCTTCTTAAGAAGAGTTACAAAGATCGAGAAATTCCCGTAACAAGTGTGAGAGCGGGTTATATTGCGGGGATTCATAATGTCAGTTTTGATTCTGCTGTTGATGAAATTCATCTGACTCACAGGGCAAAGAACAGACAGGGTTTCGCAGAAGGTGCAGTGCTTGCATCTAAATGGATAGAAGGAAGAAAAGGTTTTTACGAATTTAATCAGGTACTTGAATCAATTCTATTTAAGGACGGTTCGTGA
- a CDS encoding 4-hydroxy-tetrahydrodipicolinate synthase gives MKSLSALKGCGTALVTPFSSSGDLDEEALRRLVNFQIDEGIDFLVPCGTTGENPTLTEDEHLKVVSIVVEESKGRVPIIAGAGGYNTIKVIEMARKVIAVGADGILSVAPYYNKPTQEGIYEHYKEIAGAVDAPIVVYNVPGRTGVNILPDTVARLSEITNIIALKAASGNVSQIAEVAVKTPSDFKIISGDDAITLPIIALGGVGVISVVSNQVPKLMVKFVQLCLKSKFDKAMEIQKKLFPLIKLDFITTNPIPVKAGLAMMGLIEEQYRLPLVPMSREQKELLRRGMDDLGLLKKKL, from the coding sequence ATGAAATCCTTAAGTGCTTTAAAAGGATGCGGTACTGCACTGGTAACTCCATTTTCATCTTCCGGGGATCTTGATGAAGAAGCGTTGCGCAGGCTCGTCAACTTTCAAATTGACGAAGGGATTGATTTCCTTGTTCCCTGCGGTACTACAGGAGAGAACCCCACTCTGACGGAAGATGAACATCTGAAAGTTGTTTCAATTGTTGTAGAGGAATCAAAGGGAAGAGTGCCGATTATTGCAGGAGCCGGAGGATATAATACAATAAAAGTTATTGAGATGGCAAGGAAAGTCATTGCTGTCGGTGCGGACGGTATTCTTTCAGTGGCACCTTATTATAACAAGCCTACACAGGAAGGCATTTACGAACATTATAAAGAAATTGCCGGTGCAGTTGATGCTCCGATTGTTGTATATAATGTACCTGGCCGTACAGGCGTTAACATTCTGCCCGATACTGTGGCAAGGCTGAGTGAAATAACTAATATTATTGCACTTAAAGCTGCTTCAGGCAATGTTTCCCAAATTGCTGAAGTTGCAGTAAAAACTCCGTCTGATTTTAAGATTATATCCGGTGATGACGCAATTACGCTTCCTATTATTGCACTTGGGGGAGTAGGCGTTATTTCGGTTGTATCCAATCAAGTGCCGAAACTCATGGTTAAGTTTGTACAGCTTTGCCTGAAAAGTAAATTTGACAAGGCAATGGAAATACAGAAAAAACTTTTTCCCTTAATAAAACTTGATTTTATCACTACAAATCCGATTCCTGTAAAAGCAGGCCTTGCCATGATGGGGCTTATAGAAGAGCAGTACCGCCTTCCTCTTGTGCCTATGTCAAGAGAGCAGAAGGAGCTTTTACGCAGAGGTATGGATGATCTCGGGCTGCTGAAGAAAAAATTATAG
- a CDS encoding 2,3,4,5-tetrahydropyridine-2,6-dicarboxylate N-succinyltransferase, whose protein sequence is MNKLIDAIEDSFQYVKDNEPNSSIIKTFNEFIELLNSGQIRAAIKENGKWQVNLWVKKGILLGFKIGELKDYSINNQFRYFDKTTYPLRPLSIDDRIRIVPGGSSIRNGCYVGKNVTCMPPMYINVGAYVDEGTMIDSHALVGSCAQIGARVHLSAGSQIGGVLEPIGSIPVIIEDDVLIGGNCGIYEGTIVREKAVIGAGVIITGATQVFDLVKEKVYRKSENAPLEIPEGAVVVPGSRPVTKGMGKEYGISLYTPVIVKYRDTKTEKSVKIENLLR, encoded by the coding sequence ATGAATAAATTGATTGATGCAATTGAGGATTCATTCCAGTATGTAAAGGATAATGAACCAAACAGCAGTATCATAAAAACTTTTAATGAGTTTATTGAGCTTCTTAATTCAGGACAGATTAGAGCTGCAATAAAAGAAAACGGCAAATGGCAGGTAAATCTGTGGGTTAAAAAAGGTATTCTCCTCGGCTTTAAAATCGGGGAGTTAAAGGATTATTCGATAAATAATCAATTCAGGTATTTTGATAAAACTACATATCCTTTACGCCCTCTGTCTATAGATGACAGAATACGCATTGTTCCGGGAGGATCATCAATTAGAAACGGATGTTATGTAGGTAAAAATGTAACATGTATGCCTCCCATGTATATTAATGTAGGCGCATACGTGGATGAGGGTACAATGATAGATTCCCACGCTCTTGTGGGGTCGTGTGCTCAAATAGGTGCAAGAGTTCACTTAAGCGCCGGTTCACAAATAGGCGGAGTCCTTGAGCCGATAGGGTCAATACCTGTAATAATTGAAGATGATGTACTGATAGGAGGCAACTGCGGGATTTATGAAGGCACTATTGTCAGGGAAAAAGCTGTAATCGGAGCAGGAGTTATCATTACAGGAGCAACTCAGGTTTTTGATCTTGTTAAAGAAAAAGTTTACAGGAAAAGTGAAAATGCTCCTCTTGAAATTCCTGAAGGAGCAGTTGTTGTTCCCGGTTCCAGGCCTGTTACAAAAGGTATGGGAAAAGAGTACGGAATATCTCTTTATACTCCGGTTATTGTAAAATACCGTGACACCAAGACTGAAAAGAGTGTGAAAATAGAGAATCTTCTAAGATAA
- a CDS encoding lysophospholipid acyltransferase family protein has translation MTFKDWVYKNILPFLGWAAVTLYSKTLRLQVLGKENADKMINSGKTVIFAVIHGRQFAVYRMLGYNDLCVMVSTSRDGMLAAGVLKKFGFEVAYGSSAKSPVRALLGMIKLMHTGYNGVMAVDGPKGPIYKVKPGILFLAKKMDAVIVPFVFSSKKAVIMKAWDKYMLPKPFAKSVVIFGEPFYTAASTSKDIIEKESLALEKILLDNIRKADKLAGWIEK, from the coding sequence GTGACATTTAAAGACTGGGTATACAAAAATATTCTGCCTTTTCTAGGCTGGGCAGCAGTAACTCTTTACTCAAAGACATTAAGACTTCAGGTACTGGGCAAAGAAAATGCTGACAAGATGATAAATTCAGGGAAAACAGTTATTTTTGCTGTTATTCACGGAAGGCAGTTTGCTGTGTACAGGATGCTTGGGTATAATGATTTATGTGTTATGGTATCCACAAGCAGGGACGGTATGCTGGCGGCAGGAGTGCTTAAGAAATTCGGGTTCGAGGTTGCATACGGCTCCAGTGCAAAATCTCCTGTTCGGGCACTATTGGGAATGATAAAGCTGATGCATACAGGATACAACGGAGTTATGGCTGTTGACGGGCCAAAGGGCCCTATTTACAAGGTTAAACCCGGGATTCTCTTTCTTGCAAAAAAAATGGATGCTGTTATTGTGCCTTTTGTTTTTTCCTCAAAAAAAGCTGTAATAATGAAAGCATGGGATAAGTATATGCTGCCGAAACCATTTGCCAAATCAGTCGTTATATTTGGCGAACCGTTTTATACCGCTGCAAGTACTTCCAAAGACATTATTGAAAAGGAGAGCCTTGCCTTAGAGAAGATTCTTTTGGATAATATAAGAAAGGCTGATAAGCTTGCGGGCTGGATTGAGAAATAG
- a CDS encoding formate--tetrahydrofolate ligase, whose product MPQDKESQYLKPVADIAKSVGLEPSDIELYGDYKAKIKLSAYDKFKEHKDGSLILVSAITPTPAGEGKTTTAVGLSIGLNRIGKKAIVTLREPSLGPLFGMKGGATGGGKTQVHPIEEINLHFTGDIHAVSAAHNLIAACLDNHIFRRKEPLIDPRKISWNRVLDMNDRSLRDIVIGLGGKKNGFPRESQFAITASSEIMAILGLSTSYEDMCQKLSNILIGFTYDNHPVFLRDLNICQAVNSLLKHAIKPNLVQTTENTPALVHGGPFANIAQGTCSVLSMQLALKLADYVVTEAGFGFDLGAEKFFDIVARKSGLNPKVVVLVATVRALKMHGGRKIKELNESDPQAVERGLPNLDKHIENIYKFNVAPLIAINKFPSDSDDEIAVIQNFLKMKGVESAVIDSAGRGGEGAEELARKVAELANHSKKYTPLYKLDSPLEDKIETVCREIYGSNAIDFTKDAKNDIKTIKKLGLDKLPVCIAKTQKSLSDNPNLLGRPKDFLVTVRKISISSGAGFLVPITGDILLMPGLPKVPTAENVTMDKQGNIKGLF is encoded by the coding sequence ATGCCGCAAGATAAAGAATCTCAATATCTAAAACCTGTTGCAGATATTGCTAAAAGTGTGGGATTAGAGCCCTCTGATATTGAATTATACGGTGACTACAAAGCCAAAATAAAACTGTCTGCGTATGACAAATTCAAGGAACATAAAGATGGCTCGTTGATTCTCGTATCTGCAATAACACCGACACCTGCAGGTGAAGGAAAAACCACAACAGCAGTTGGGCTTTCCATAGGCCTTAACCGTATAGGAAAGAAAGCAATCGTTACTTTAAGGGAACCTTCTCTCGGCCCTCTTTTCGGGATGAAGGGAGGAGCAACAGGAGGAGGCAAAACTCAGGTACACCCTATTGAAGAGATAAACCTCCACTTTACCGGTGACATACACGCTGTTTCAGCTGCTCATAATCTTATTGCAGCGTGTCTTGACAATCACATTTTTCGACGCAAAGAGCCTCTTATTGATCCCAGAAAAATTTCATGGAATCGTGTGCTGGATATGAATGACAGGTCTCTGCGGGATATTGTAATCGGCCTCGGAGGTAAGAAAAACGGTTTTCCAAGGGAAAGTCAATTCGCAATAACAGCTTCATCTGAGATTATGGCTATTCTGGGCCTGTCCACAAGTTATGAAGACATGTGTCAAAAGCTATCAAATATTCTGATCGGTTTTACTTATGATAACCATCCGGTATTTTTACGTGATCTCAACATCTGCCAGGCTGTAAACTCTCTGTTAAAACACGCTATTAAGCCGAATCTTGTCCAGACCACTGAAAACACACCTGCTCTGGTACATGGCGGCCCCTTTGCGAATATAGCTCAGGGCACATGCTCTGTACTATCAATGCAGCTTGCGCTTAAACTTGCTGACTATGTGGTAACTGAAGCAGGCTTCGGATTTGATCTCGGAGCAGAGAAATTCTTTGACATAGTTGCACGCAAAAGCGGGCTTAATCCAAAAGTTGTTGTTCTTGTTGCAACTGTAAGAGCATTAAAAATGCACGGCGGCAGAAAAATTAAAGAGCTTAATGAATCTGATCCCCAGGCAGTTGAAAGGGGACTTCCGAATCTTGACAAACATATTGAAAACATCTACAAATTCAATGTTGCGCCTCTTATTGCAATAAACAAGTTCCCTTCCGATTCTGATGACGAGATAGCTGTCATTCAGAATTTTCTAAAAATGAAAGGTGTGGAATCTGCTGTAATTGATTCAGCAGGCAGAGGCGGCGAAGGTGCAGAAGAGCTTGCCCGCAAAGTAGCGGAGCTTGCAAATCATTCAAAAAAATATACTCCGCTTTACAAACTCGATTCTCCGCTTGAGGATAAGATAGAGACCGTATGCAGAGAAATTTACGGTTCTAACGCAATTGATTTCACTAAAGATGCTAAAAATGACATTAAAACAATCAAGAAACTCGGACTCGACAAACTTCCGGTCTGTATAGCAAAGACTCAAAAATCTCTGTCGGATAATCCTAATCTCCTCGGCAGGCCCAAAGACTTTCTTGTTACAGTCCGCAAAATCAGCATATCTTCCGGAGCAGGGTTTCTGGTGCCGATAACAGGGGATATTCTTCTCATGCCAGGGCTTCCCAAAGTACCGACTGCGGAAAATGTTACTATGGATAAACAGGGAAACATTAAGGGATTATTCTGA
- the nikR gene encoding nickel-responsive transcriptional regulator NikR: MGELKRFGVSMDSMLLENFDKYIEIHGYSNRSEAVRDLVRDKLVREEWDESRKDDSKETVGTITIIYDHSKHQLSNNLTEHQHQHHHEVISMMHIHLDETNCLEVLAVKGNADKIRKIADNLISTKGVKHGKLVMTSTGENL; encoded by the coding sequence ATGGGAGAATTGAAAAGATTCGGTGTGTCAATGGACAGCATGCTGCTTGAAAATTTTGATAAATACATAGAAATACACGGCTATTCCAACAGATCTGAAGCTGTACGTGATCTTGTCCGGGATAAACTTGTGAGAGAAGAATGGGATGAGAGCAGAAAGGACGATTCCAAGGAAACCGTAGGCACTATTACTATAATTTATGATCACAGCAAACATCAGCTTTCTAATAACTTAACAGAGCATCAGCATCAGCATCACCACGAAGTCATTTCAATGATGCACATCCACCTTGATGAAACAAACTGCCTTGAAGTTCTTGCTGTAAAAGGCAACGCAGATAAAATCAGAAAAATTGCTGACAACCTGATCAGCACAAAAGGTGTAAAACACGGCAAGCTTGTTATGACAAGTACAGGAGAAAACCTGTAG
- a CDS encoding glycoside hydrolase family 97 N-terminal domain-containing protein — MHKNLLPGIIPGLVVLIISFITGATSASEIVLSPDKNISLIISVQEKSLPYPQEEYLYYSIYFKDKKIVKDSPLGLNFYNFPPVNKDLRLYNVQRKKITGSFVPVSGTPDTSYVEYNQILLYLQEKRPPFRFFTVEFVLSNYGAAFRYHIPLNQGISVRNIKKEDTGFYFSENYTAILPAVSDSNESETFTYSTLSISQINDTLSIIPPLLMQASQNLWIEITETNVKNSNAMRLKTVHSIRFSFAEAPYKQSGKDMINSTFTAWRVVLIGENPGKFSYSSFINLLSRPRSFKDVSWIKGGSYLDFQGNVNTDSLLHSIDFCEKNKINYITIPVQAKPDSEQIRHVTSLATNKDVNVILRTSRLYLAENCRIKMSDIKRMGVAGIFVDISKENKNAGLITASEILDNAAANNLIVGFKGNGNFSGLAETYPNFLTLAPDFKYIFNKAAWGIYLPLTTIPYSQMISSPVDLCAVYYDNLKSQGQNSTFDISTILALNILTNSSLRMRNNSLIVPEFKNFLYDLPSSWDKTIFIDGKPGKFIILARRTGSTWYVSAISNSYKKTLSIPLKFIDNSNKQYKASIYFKNPHRKGKTPAIITEHLTVKSSESLNVNLIPGGGYTAVIKPDDK; from the coding sequence ATGCACAAGAATTTATTACCCGGTATCATTCCGGGATTAGTAGTATTAATCATATCTTTCATTACTGGGGCAACTTCCGCTTCTGAAATTGTTCTTTCTCCTGATAAAAACATATCTTTAATAATTTCTGTCCAGGAAAAATCTTTACCTTATCCTCAGGAAGAGTATCTGTACTATTCAATCTATTTTAAAGATAAAAAAATAGTCAAAGATTCGCCTCTCGGACTGAATTTCTATAACTTTCCTCCTGTTAATAAAGATTTACGCCTCTACAATGTTCAGAGAAAAAAAATCACGGGATCATTTGTGCCTGTTTCAGGGACACCTGACACTTCTTACGTAGAATATAATCAAATTCTCCTGTATCTCCAAGAAAAACGTCCGCCTTTTCGATTTTTTACAGTAGAATTTGTTCTCAGCAACTATGGAGCGGCCTTTCGGTATCATATTCCTTTAAACCAGGGCATTTCAGTAAGAAATATTAAAAAGGAGGATACCGGATTTTATTTTTCAGAAAATTACACAGCTATCCTGCCTGCTGTTTCTGATAGTAACGAATCTGAAACTTTTACATATTCAACATTGTCAATATCCCAAATTAATGATACACTTTCCATTATTCCTCCTCTTCTAATGCAGGCAAGCCAAAATCTCTGGATTGAGATAACTGAAACAAATGTCAAAAACAGCAATGCCATGAGGCTGAAAACTGTACATAGCATCCGTTTCTCTTTTGCTGAAGCACCTTATAAACAATCAGGGAAAGATATGATCAACTCAACTTTTACAGCATGGAGAGTTGTATTGATAGGCGAAAATCCGGGTAAATTTTCATACAGCAGCTTTATAAATCTTCTCAGCCGGCCACGCTCTTTTAAAGATGTTTCATGGATAAAAGGCGGTTCATATCTTGATTTTCAAGGGAATGTGAACACTGATTCCCTGCTGCATTCTATTGATTTCTGTGAAAAGAACAAAATTAACTATATAACAATCCCTGTGCAGGCCAAACCCGACTCAGAGCAGATCAGGCATGTTACATCTCTCGCAACTAATAAAGATGTAAATGTCATTTTACGAACGTCCCGGTTATATTTAGCGGAAAACTGCCGAATAAAAATGTCAGATATTAAAAGAATGGGGGTAGCAGGCATTTTTGTGGATATTAGCAAAGAGAATAAAAATGCCGGACTGATAACTGCATCTGAGATTTTGGATAATGCCGCCGCAAATAATCTCATTGTAGGATTTAAAGGAAATGGAAATTTTTCCGGCCTTGCAGAGACATATCCCAACTTTTTGACTCTTGCACCGGACTTTAAGTATATTTTCAATAAAGCAGCCTGGGGTATATACCTGCCGCTCACAACAATCCCATATTCTCAAATGATATCTTCTCCTGTTGATCTGTGTGCAGTTTACTACGATAACCTGAAAAGCCAGGGCCAAAACAGTACATTTGACATCAGTACAATTCTTGCTCTGAATATTCTGACAAACTCTTCTCTGAGAATGCGGAATAACAGTTTAATTGTACCTGAGTTTAAAAATTTTCTGTATGATCTCCCTTCCTCCTGGGATAAAACCATATTTATAGACGGTAAACCAGGCAAATTCATCATTCTGGCGAGACGTACAGGATCAACATGGTATGTAAGTGCAATATCAAATTCATATAAAAAGACACTCAGCATCCCCCTCAAATTCATAGACAACTCAAACAAACAATATAAGGCATCCATATATTTTAAAAATCCTCACAGAAAAGGCAAAACCCCGGCAATAATAACAGAACATTTAACAGTTAAATCTTCCGAAAGCCTCAATGTAAATCTCATTCCCGGCGGCGGATACACTGCTGTAATAAAACCGGATGATAAATAG
- a CDS encoding oligopeptide transporter, OPT family: MSEFKPYVSADVQMKDFNLKTVVLGVILGIVLGSANAYLGLRVGLTISTAIPLAVVSVAVLKMLSPIFGKATILECNISQTAGSSTSSLASGIIFTIPALFIWGYQPSLLQLTMLAMTGGVLGVLLMIPLRRFLIVQEHENLPYPEGTAAAEVLIAATGEGGASAKSVFMGMGIGALYKGLISLLYLWPSKLKIHLPFINKAEVGVSTTPALLGVGYILGRRIGTIMVGGGLLSWVVIIPFIAWKFGNSEIWPATLEYLRTKGLDPSITLIGQLSPKEIWEGYIRIIGAGAVAAAGIITVIKSIPTMVDSLKIGIKGLRSSASGAVDTRLRTQQDLSIKYVLLGVSIIILMITFLPGIIGHNTTMLMRFFSAIAIAIFAFSFVTVSSRIVGMIGVSSNPTSGMAIVTLLGTGLIFKLLGWTDLTGKITALTIGTIVCISASIAGDISQDLKTGFILGSTPRKQQVAEMIGAVGAAFFICLSVFYLGKAYGFGTEELPAPQATLMKTVLDGVLDGNLRWDLVGIGAIFSIVVMFFKIPPLAFAVGVYLPLYTMTPVFIGGLIRHYVDKKYGVSKEKTSKADEGRDNGILLGSGFIAGEGLMGVVIAIIAVALSSAPHLLEIKYPAEWIGQIVSGIIFTILGWYLYSQAAKSRRKA, encoded by the coding sequence ATGAGCGAATTTAAACCCTATGTCTCTGCTGATGTACAGATGAAAGATTTTAATCTTAAAACTGTGGTTCTCGGGGTTATACTTGGAATTGTACTTGGCAGCGCGAATGCTTATCTCGGGCTAAGAGTGGGGTTGACAATAAGTACTGCTATTCCTCTTGCAGTAGTCTCCGTGGCTGTACTTAAGATGCTTTCTCCTATTTTCGGAAAAGCAACGATTCTTGAATGCAATATAAGCCAGACAGCAGGCTCTTCTACATCCTCTCTTGCTTCCGGAATAATATTTACAATTCCTGCACTGTTTATCTGGGGTTATCAGCCTTCTCTATTACAGCTGACAATGCTTGCAATGACAGGAGGAGTGCTGGGTGTTCTCCTTATGATTCCCCTTCGCAGGTTTTTGATTGTTCAGGAGCATGAAAACCTCCCTTATCCGGAAGGTACTGCTGCAGCTGAGGTTTTAATTGCTGCAACAGGAGAAGGAGGGGCTTCTGCAAAAAGTGTGTTTATGGGAATGGGCATAGGTGCATTATACAAGGGTTTGATTTCACTTTTATATTTATGGCCTTCAAAATTAAAAATTCATCTGCCTTTTATTAATAAAGCTGAGGTCGGAGTTTCCACAACTCCTGCTCTTCTTGGTGTCGGATACATACTCGGAAGGCGAATCGGTACTATTATGGTCGGAGGAGGGCTGCTGTCCTGGGTTGTTATTATTCCGTTTATTGCATGGAAATTCGGCAATTCGGAAATTTGGCCTGCCACTCTTGAATATCTCCGAACAAAAGGGCTCGATCCTTCCATTACTTTAATAGGCCAGCTTTCGCCAAAAGAAATTTGGGAGGGATACATCAGAATTATTGGTGCTGGAGCTGTAGCTGCTGCGGGGATTATTACAGTTATCAAGTCCATTCCGACTATGGTTGATTCTTTAAAAATCGGAATCAAAGGGCTGCGCTCAAGTGCTTCAGGCGCAGTAGATACCAGATTAAGGACACAGCAGGATCTGTCTATAAAGTATGTTCTTTTGGGAGTAAGTATTATTATTCTTATGATTACATTCCTGCCAGGAATTATCGGCCATAACACAACTATGCTGATGCGGTTTTTCAGTGCTATTGCTATTGCGATTTTTGCATTTTCATTTGTGACAGTTTCTTCAAGGATTGTGGGAATGATAGGAGTATCTTCCAATCCTACTTCTGGTATGGCGATTGTCACCCTTCTTGGTACCGGATTAATATTTAAACTTCTTGGCTGGACTGATCTTACAGGAAAAATAACTGCTCTTACAATTGGTACAATTGTGTGTATTTCAGCTTCTATTGCTGGAGATATATCTCAGGATTTAAAGACCGGATTTATATTAGGTTCAACTCCGAGAAAGCAGCAGGTGGCTGAGATGATAGGAGCTGTAGGAGCTGCATTTTTTATCTGCCTCTCTGTATTCTACCTTGGAAAAGCTTACGGATTCGGTACAGAAGAACTTCCCGCACCTCAGGCTACACTTATGAAAACTGTTCTGGACGGAGTTCTTGACGGAAACCTCAGGTGGGATCTTGTCGGAATTGGTGCGATTTTTTCCATTGTTGTAATGTTTTTCAAAATTCCGCCCCTTGCATTTGCAGTTGGTGTTTACCTCCCTCTGTACACAATGACACCGGTTTTTATTGGCGGGCTTATCAGGCATTATGTTGATAAAAAGTACGGTGTTTCAAAAGAGAAAACCAGTAAGGCGGATGAAGGGAGGGACAACGGAATACTCCTTGGTTCGGGCTTTATTGCAGGGGAGGGGCTTATGGGCGTTGTTATAGCAATAATTGCTGTTGCCCTGTCCAGTGCTCCGCATCTTCTTGAAATAAAGTATCCGGCTGAATGGATAGGACAGATAGTGTCCGGCATTATCTTTACTATTCTTGGATGGTATCTCTATTCTCAGGCTGCAAAATCAAGGAGAAAAGCCTGA
- a CDS encoding histidine--tRNA ligase: MARTVFQSPKGIKDVLPDEQAYWLLIEEKIRNIVRAYGYKRLTLPVFEETGLFARGVGQGTDIVEKEMYTFEDKGGNSITLRPEFTAGVMRAYLQHGMASTPKPVKLWSFGPVFRYERPQAGRFRQHTQFNVEALGEQDPALDFEVMSVAFQLYEELGFKNLSFQINSIGCPKCRPNYLDKLKEYYKEHINEVCDDCKRRINTNPLRVLDCKRDQCQPVIKNAPPISEHLCSECKEHFNTLKLYLDNAGRPYQVNHRLVRGLDYYTKTVFEVWAQGIGAQNAVCGGGRYDGLSEAIGGSPTPGVGFASGIERIVLTLQAQENIEIKPEPPLAFFAIQSIKAKSWVVQTVSVLRSKLIPVVMAFGERSLKAQLREANRRNVCFAIIAGEEEFEKKKVQIKFMNEQKSLEIPFNEVVDFLLKNKEDKA, from the coding sequence ATGGCAAGAACGGTTTTTCAATCTCCAAAGGGGATAAAAGATGTGCTTCCTGATGAGCAGGCTTATTGGCTTTTAATAGAAGAGAAGATCAGAAATATAGTACGTGCTTACGGGTACAAAAGGCTGACTCTCCCGGTGTTTGAAGAAACCGGCCTTTTTGCAAGGGGTGTGGGACAGGGTACTGATATTGTGGAAAAAGAGATGTACACTTTTGAGGATAAGGGGGGGAATTCCATTACTTTGCGTCCGGAATTTACAGCGGGTGTAATGAGAGCTTATCTTCAGCACGGTATGGCAAGTACTCCCAAACCTGTTAAATTGTGGTCATTCGGTCCGGTTTTCAGGTATGAGAGACCGCAGGCAGGAAGATTTCGTCAGCATACACAGTTTAATGTTGAGGCTTTGGGGGAACAGGATCCTGCTCTTGATTTTGAAGTTATGTCTGTTGCATTTCAGCTTTACGAGGAACTTGGGTTTAAAAATTTGAGTTTTCAGATAAATTCCATAGGATGCCCCAAGTGCAGGCCTAACTATCTTGATAAACTGAAAGAGTATTACAAAGAACACATCAATGAAGTGTGTGACGACTGCAAAAGAAGAATTAACACAAATCCACTGCGTGTACTTGACTGCAAGCGGGATCAGTGCCAGCCGGTAATCAAAAATGCACCTCCAATCTCCGAACACCTGTGTTCCGAATGTAAGGAGCATTTCAATACACTGAAATTGTATCTTGATAATGCAGGCCGTCCGTATCAGGTTAATCACAGGCTTGTCCGGGGCCTTGACTACTACACAAAGACTGTTTTTGAAGTGTGGGCACAGGGAATTGGAGCACAGAATGCTGTATGCGGAGGGGGGCGGTATGACGGACTTTCAGAAGCAATAGGAGGCTCTCCTACTCCTGGAGTAGGTTTCGCTTCGGGAATTGAAAGGATTGTACTTACATTACAGGCTCAGGAGAACATTGAAATAAAACCTGAACCTCCGCTTGCATTTTTTGCAATTCAAAGTATAAAAGCCAAATCGTGGGTCGTACAAACAGTTTCTGTACTGAGAAGTAAATTGATTCCCGTTGTCATGGCTTTTGGAGAGCGCAGCCTGAAGGCTCAGCTAAGGGAGGCAAACAGGCGTAATGTCTGTTTTGCAATAATTGCAGGGGAAGAAGAATTTGAAAAGAAAAAAGTTCAAATCAAATTTATGAATGAGCAAAAAAGCCTTGAAATCCCTTTTAACGAAGTAGTAGATTTTTTACTGAAGAACAAAGAGGACAAGGCTTGA